A section of the Dehalobacter sp. DCM genome encodes:
- a CDS encoding Hpt domain-containing protein yields MTDTVNYFINIMDLCNGDIDVVLEISSDMVNLFAEEINHINQSMRQGDYDTLTKSAHKLRSAVVNFEMDAAAILLNRLEQMAKEGKIITEDDIHQAKRIIELLQKEIDAFQRAFLRLRSSADESL; encoded by the coding sequence ATGACAGATACGGTTAACTACTTTATCAATATTATGGATCTCTGTAACGGAGATATAGATGTCGTCTTGGAGATCAGCTCGGATATGGTCAATTTGTTTGCTGAAGAAATAAATCATATCAATCAATCCATGCGTCAAGGCGATTATGATACGCTGACAAAATCAGCCCATAAACTGCGGAGCGCAGTCGTCAACTTTGAAATGGACGCAGCAGCGATATTATTGAACCGATTGGAGCAAATGGCTAAAGAAGGAAAAATCATCACGGAGGATGATATCCATCAGGCCAAAAGGATCATCGAGCTTCTCCAAAAGGAAATAGATGCGTTTCAACGGGCATTTTTGAGACTGAGGAGCAGCGCAGATGAATCTCTTTAA